The stretch of DNA CAGTATGGCTGGGCGAATGCGAAGGTCGCCCACCGCGAGACTTACGACATCGAGGCCAATTGGAAGCTGGCGGTCGAAAACTATGTCGAGTGCTACCATTGCGGGCCAGCGCACCCGGAATATTCCCAGACCCATGCACTGGAGCAGCCGACGGAGATGATTGAGCAGCTCAATGCCGACATGGAGAAACGCACCTGCGCTCTGGGCATCGACATCATCAGCAGCAATCAGTGGCAAACCTCGGAAAATGGCCGGGAGGCGATCCATACCTTCCGCTATGCACTTTACGAGGGTGTCTCAACGGGTAGTGAGGATGGCTCACCACTCGCCCCGCTCATGGGCCGTTTCACGGAATATGATGGAGGCGTCACCTCCATCCACCTGGGCGGCACCAGTTTTCTCGTCTGCTACCCCGACCATGGCATGATCTACCGGTTCATTCCGAAATCGGTTGACCGCTGCGGGATGGAGCTGGTGTGGCTGGTCAATAAAGATGCCGTCGAAGGCGTGGATTATGATCTTGCAAAGCTCACATGGCTTTGGAAGGTGACCACCGAGGAAGACAAGAAGATCATCGAGCACACCGCCCGCGGGGTAAAATCCCACTACTTCGAGCCTGGGCCGATCGCGCCCATGGAATATAACGAGCTGCGCTACATCGACTGGTATCTGCGGGAACTCAGCCGGCCGTGACCGGCTGAGGGAATATGGCGGGAACTCAAGCCGGCAGCCGGTCAGGCCCTGCTCAAACGCTCAGCTCAGATGCCTTGCTGCGTTCGGCGCGCTTGCGCTCATGCGGATCGAGAAGCGCCTTGCGAATGCGGATGGATTGAGGCGTAACCTCCACCAGCTCATCATCCGTGATGAAGGCCAGAGCCTTTTCGAGCGTCATGTTCACCGGCGGAGTGAGATTGACGTTCTCGTCCTTGCCTGAGGCGCGCACATTGGTGAGCTTCTTGCCCTTCAGCACATTGACCTCGAGGTCATTGCCCCGGGTGTGCTCGCCCACGATCATGCCGGAATAGACGCGCGTGCCCGGATGGATGAACATCGGTCCGCGATCTTCGAGATTCCATAGAGCATAGGCGACCGCCTCGCCATCGCCGTTCGAGATCAACACGCCGGTGCGCCGCGCGGGGATGTCGCCGGCATAGGGGGCATAGGCATGGAACACCCGGTTCATGATGCCCGTTCCGCGCGTATCCGATAGAAGTTCGCTGTGATATCCGATCAGCCCGCGTGTCGGTGCCTTGAAGATCAGGCGCTGACGACCACCGCCCGAGGGGCGCATATCGGCCAGTTCCGCTCGCCGCTCCGACAGCTTCTGAACCACCGCGCCGGAATATTCCTCGTCCACGTCGATGGTGACCTCTTCGACCGGCTCGAGCAACTCGCCAGTCGCCTCGTCCCGTTTCATGACCACACGCGGCCGGCCTACGGTCAGCTCGAAGCCCTCCCGCCGCATGGTCTCGATGAGCACCGCCAGCTGCAATTCTCCGCGGCCTGCCACTTCGAATGTATCCGCATCGCTGCTCGGGGTAACGCGCAGCGCCACAT from Rhodoligotrophos sp. CJ14 encodes:
- a CDS encoding aromatic ring-hydroxylating oxygenase subunit alpha, which gives rise to MTALPLTEPAQPTDAIDALIAAHRPGYGLARAFYMDPVIFERDMERLIRRHWHCLGHETIIPNPGDFELFTIENESIILTRGMDGQVHALLNVCRHRGAEVCTKAKGNAKVFVCPYHAWTYANDGSLRAARLMPKDFDRQAHGLKKLNVRIAEGLIFISFAPQPLDFDPVAQALRTSCGQYGWANAKVAHRETYDIEANWKLAVENYVECYHCGPAHPEYSQTHALEQPTEMIEQLNADMEKRTCALGIDIISSNQWQTSENGREAIHTFRYALYEGVSTGSEDGSPLAPLMGRFTEYDGGVTSIHLGGTSFLVCYPDHGMIYRFIPKSVDRCGMELVWLVNKDAVEGVDYDLAKLTWLWKVTTEEDKKIIEHTARGVKSHYFEPGPIAPMEYNELRYIDWYLRELSRP